One window from the genome of Indicator indicator isolate 239-I01 chromosome 6, UM_Iind_1.1, whole genome shotgun sequence encodes:
- the LOC128967489 gene encoding olfactory receptor 14J1-like: QLLHFCFFLAIYLAALLGNGLIITTIASDHHLHTPMYFFLLNLAVLDSGSVSTIMPKSMANSLGNTRNISHPSCIAQAFFILFFISAEVSLLTIMSYDRYVAICRPLHYETLLGSRVCVHMAAAAWGICFFYSLLHTANTFSLPLCQGNAVEQFFCEVPQILKLSCSTSYLRELWLLVVSSWLVFGCAVFIVVSYVQIFRAVLRIPSQQGRHKAFATCLPHLAVVCLSFGTGIFAYMKPPSISSPSWNLILSILYSVVPPALNPLIYSLRNQELKAALSK; the protein is encoded by the coding sequence cagctcttgcacttctgcttcttcctggccatctacctggctgccctgctgggcaatggcctcatcatcaccaccatagcctctgaccaccacctccacacccccatgtacttcttcctcctcaacctTGCCGTCCTTGATTCAGGATCTGTCTCCACCATTATGCCCAAATCCATGGCCAactccctggggaacaccaggAACATCTCCCATCCATCATGTATTGCTCAGgcatttttcattctctttttcatttcagcagaGGTTTCTCTCCTCACCATCATGTCCTACGATCGCTACGTTGCCATCTGCAGACCCCTGCACTATgagaccctcctgggcagcagagtttgtgtccacatggcagcagctgcctggggcatttgttttttctattctctgctgcacacagccaatacattttccctgcccctctgccagggcaatgCTGTGGAACAGTTCTTCTGTGAAGTCCCCCAGATCctcaagctctcctgctccacatccTACCTCAGGGAACTTTGGCTTCTTGTGGTCAGTAGCTGGTTGGTATttggctgtgctgtgttcaTTGTAGTGTCCTATGTGCAGATCTtcagggctgtgctgaggatcccctctcagcagggacgccacaaagcctttgccacctgcctgcctcacctggCTGTGGTCTGCCTGAGCTTTGGCACTGGCATCTTTGCCTACATGAAGcctccctccatctcctctccatcctgGAACTTGATTTTGTCAATTCTCTACTCAGTGGTGCCTCCAGCACTGAACCCTCTCATCTACAGCCTGAggaaccaggagctgaaggctgccctgagcaaa